Genomic segment of Dehalococcoidia bacterium:
NNNNNNNNNNNNNNNNNNNNNNNNNNNNNNNNNNNNNNNNNNNNNNNNNNNNNNNNNNNNNNNNNNNNNNNNNNNNCCCACATCGCTGTCAACTATGGCGTGCTGGGCATTGTAGCGAGAAGCATTGCTGGAGGCTCTGAAGCTTGCCTGGCCACTACCAATTACTTCCGCCATACCATAGGAGGAGTAGTTGTCGTCCCAGGGACTCAGGTTGGTTACGGAGTCATTGATGCGATAGATTTCAGCATTTGACATTCCATAGCCGAAGGCCTTGTCAACGCTTATCGTCGTGTCTCCGTCGGTTGTGGTAACCGAGTCGACCTGCCGGACGGTGTTACCACCGATCAGGATGTAGTCATCTCCGCTCAGACCGGAAACACTTGCATTGGTGATCGTGTCTGAGTGAGCGTTTACATCGCCTCTGCCGGCCATGCGGGCGTCGATGCTGGGAATCAGTACGCGCCTTACCGGCGTATCCAGTCCATCATCGGAGAGCATCAAACCGATGCGTCCGCCCTGCCGGGCCCAGTCCTGATCGTCCGGTGTGGAGTCCGAGAGCGTCCCGTCGGCGTTAATGTCGCCGGGGTCTATGAACCCCACCTCGTCCGCGCCAAACGCGGGAACGATGGCGAGCAGGGACAAGAGGATAGCCCCGATTATCACTAGTGGTATAAACCGCGTTTTACTGTTCACTTAACTACCCCCTTAGGTCTCCGTGACTAAAGATGGATGATGACCATTTGGCTGGTAAACACACTAATACCCGAAAGGGGGTGTGCCCCTCCCGAGGAGTACCATTCCGATTTTTGACAGGATGCGGCAGTTGCCTGCATCTGCGCCTCACTTAGATTATCAAACCGCTAAGATTTGTACACCTTGCAAAGAGTCGTTGTCAAGGTCTCGGCAGGCGTATCCGTAAGCCACTTTCTGAGGAAATCAGGTTCGGAAACACGGCCTGCTGACGTTGCATTGGCCTCCATTTAGATGCACTGCGTACGGTGTCCGTATAAAGGTAAGGCAGTCTGCACGGCAAGTCAATTGTTTTTAAGACAAAGGTCAGAACGCATTAGTAACCCATCAGGGCGCTGGCTCGGTTCGAGCGCGTTATCATCTGCTCCATTGGGTCCGTAATTACGTTCACGCACGAAGGCGCACCTTCCATGCTGGCCGCATAGGCCCTCTCAAGGGCGGGACGGAGGTCGTCCGGATCAGTCACATACTCGGTGTGACCCCCGAATGCCTCCATCATCTTGTCGTAACGCACGTCCTGGACGTACCGTGCAACGCGCTCGCCGTAGTCGTCTGGCAGGCCCATGCGCGACTCCAGGTTGCCTCCGACTATGCCGGAGTTGTTGTTTACGATGAACACTATGGGCAGGTTGTGACGCACGGCGGTCTCCATCTCCATCGAGTTGAACCCGAAGGCACAGTCACCGTTCACGCTGACGACCGGGACATCGGGCCGGGCAAGTTTCGCACCCACGGCGAACGGCACTCCGACACCCATGCAGCCGTTTGTGCCCGAGTTCAGACGACTGGCAGGCGTGTTGGACGGAAGCACCTGCCGCCCAGTGGCGAGAGTAATCTGACCGTCCACACTGTATATCGTGTCCCTTGGGAAGACCTGCCTGACCTCATTGAGCAAACGGTAGGTGCGTATCGGAGTTGTGGGGGCCTCAAGGAAGGGCTGAATGGACTCCGCGTTGGATTCGGCCTTCTGCCGGAGCTCGCTGAGCCATGGGCCCTCTTCGGCCCTGTCCCTCATGCCTTCCGTTCGGCCATCGAGCTCTGTCAGTATCTGGCTGAGGGATTGACCCGCGTCGCCAATGATACCGACGTCCACCGCCCTGTTGAGTCCGATCTCTTCAGGTTCTATATCTATATGTATGATCTTGGCGTCTGGCGCGAACCTGCGTCCGAAGTCGAACATCCAGTTGAGCCGAGCGCCAACGACGAGGACCACGTCGGCCCCTTGCATAATGGTGCTGCGAGCGGCATTGAAGTTCATGGGATGATCGTCAGGGATGAACCCGCGTCCCATCGGCGACGGCAGGAACGGCATACCAAGCGTGTCCACCAGCGCGGTCAGTTGCTCGACCGGCTCAGACCAGCGGACTCCTTTGCCTACTATCATTGCCGGACGCTCCGCGTTGAGCAGAAGCTCGGCGGCCTTGGAAATCTCATCCGGGTTTCCCTGGGGAGGAGAACTCGCATAGTAGCCTGTAGGCCACTTCACCGACTCCTCGTCCACCATCTCCTGGAGGACGTCAGACGGAAGGTCAAGGTACACTGGCCCCGGCCTTCCGGTCTTGGCCTTTCGGAAAGCCATCGACATGTACTCCGGGATGCGCGCTGCGCTGTCCACCTGTACGGCCATCTTCGTTATCGACGTGAACATGGGGACGTTGTCGGTCTCCTGGAATGTGCCGGAGTAGCGACCGTGCTGAGGGCCCGACCCGCCGATGATCAGGAGCGGCATACAGTTGTCGAACGCAACGTGCGCGCCGGTTACTCCGTTGGTGACTCCAGGGCCTGCAGCGAGCACTGCCACACCGACCTCGTTCCTCACGTAGCCGTACGCAGTCGCCGCGAATGTCGCCGCCTGCTCGTGGCGCACCCCAATCGGACGCACACCAAGGCTGGGACCGTACCCCATCACTTCTACTATAGGACCGCCCGCGAGTCCGAACAGGGTGGTGATGCCCTCATTGGCAATCGACTTGGTTACTAGAGCGCTTCCTTCTACCTGGGCCATTTGGATACCTCCAACGGGTACTTATAACTAAGGTCTGATGGGACGTTGACTGTCCTACCTGGATTTCCAGACCGGTCGGCGTTTCTCCGAGAAGGCGCGAGGGCCTTCTATAGCATCTTCGGACGCTTGAACGTCTTCCATAATTGGTGCGCCAAGTCGGACTGAGAACTCAACAGGCTGGTCTTTTGCCCCGTAGACGATACGCTTTATTCCCTGGATAGCGAGCGGCCCGCAGAGTTTGATCTCCTCGGCTATCTCGTCACATTTGGCGAGTAGCTCAGTCCGGTCCTCGACGAGGTGCTGTATCAGCCCGATCTGGTAAGCCCGCCCGGAGTCGATTCTCGTTCCGGTGAGCATCATGTTTAGCGCCTCTCCGAGAGGAATCATCCGGGAGAGGTTGTGTACAGCGTGTCCTGGGAAGATACTCCAGCGCGGCTCAGGAAGACCGAACTGAGACTGTCGTGTCGCGACCCTTATGTCGCACTTAAGCGACAGCTCCAGTCCCCCGGCAACGCAGAAGCCGTCGATCGCCGCGATGATCGGCTTGAACACTCCTCTGTCTGCGAACGATGCTTCGTGTCTGCCTCGGATCGGGCTCTCCACCAGGTCACCGGCGGCATCGAGCGAGGCGCGCTCCTTCAGGTCCATGCCTGCGGAGAACGCGCGACCGCCGCTCCCAATCAGGATTGCGACGTAAAGGTCCGGATCGTCCCGAAACTTGTCGACTGCCTCTCGCAGCCCGACGCCGACCTCGCGACTGAGCGCATTCAGCGACTCAGGTCGGTTGAGCGTGATGTAGGCGATCTGGTTGCGCGTTTCGTACAGGACTGTATTCGTGGAAAGAGCCACAAGCTGCTCCC
This window contains:
- a CDS encoding thiamine pyrophosphate-binding protein — its product is MAQVEGSALVTKSIANEGITTLFGLAGGPIVEVMGYGPSLGVRPIGVRHEQAATFAATAYGYVRNEVGVAVLAAGPGVTNGVTGAHVAFDNCMPLLIIGGSGPQHGRYSGTFQETDNVPMFTSITKMAVQVDSAARIPEYMSMAFRKAKTGRPGPVYLDLPSDVLQEMVDEESVKWPTGYYASSPPQGNPDEISKAAELLLNAERPAMIVGKGVRWSEPVEQLTALVDTLGMPFLPSPMGRGFIPDDHPMNFNAARSTIMQGADVVLVVGARLNWMFDFGRRFAPDAKIIHIDIEPEEIGLNRAVDVGIIGDAGQSLSQILTELDGRTEGMRDRAEEGPWLSELRQKAESNAESIQPFLEAPTTPIRTYRLLNEVRQVFPRDTIYSVDGQITLATGRQVLPSNTPASRLNSGTNGCMGVGVPFAVGAKLARPDVPVVSVNGDCAFGFNSMEMETAVRHNLPIVFIVNNNSGIVGGNLESRMGLPDDYGERVARYVQDVRYDKMMEAFGGHTEYVTDPDDLRPALERAYAASMEGAPSCVNVITDPMEQMITRSNRASALMGY
- a CDS encoding enoyl-CoA hydratase/isomerase family protein; protein product: MALSTNTVLYETRNQIAYITLNRPESLNALSREVGVGLREAVDKFRDDPDLYVAILIGSGGRAFSAGMDLKERASLDAAGDLVESPIRGRHEASFADRGVFKPIIAAIDGFCVAGGLELSLKCDIRVATRQSQFGLPEPRWSIFPGHAVHNLSRMIPLGEALNMMLTGTRIDSGRAYQIGLIQHLVEDRTELLAKCDEIAEEIKLCGPLAIQGIKRIVYGAKDQPVEFSVRLGAPIMEDVQASEDAIEGPRAFSEKRRPVWKSR